A single window of Mycobacterium sp. ITM-2016-00318 DNA harbors:
- a CDS encoding aldehyde dehydrogenase, protein MTQSTAFKTEWDKLFIGGKWAEPATAEVIEVHSPATGELVGKVPLASAADVDAACAAARKAFDEGPWPQMSPEERGAVLAAAVKIMEERADELKFLLAAETGQPPTIVDMMQYGAAMSAFQYYAAAADKFTWRDFRQGVYGETMVLREPIGVVAAVTAWNVPFFLAANKLGPALIAGCTIVVKPAAETPLSLFAMAEMFAEAGLPEGVLSVVPGGPETGRALTANPEIDKFTFTGSSAVGKEIGKIAAEKLKPCSLELGGKSAAIILEDADLDSTLPMLVFSGLMNCGQACVGQTRILAPRSRYDEVVEKLSGAVAAMPIGLPDDAGAMIGPLISEKQRERVEGYIKKGVEEGARLVTGGGRPEGLDDGWFVQPTVFADVDNSMTIAQEEIFGPVLAVIPYDTEDDAVRIANDSVYGLAGSVYTTDNDKAMKIASKIRTGTYAVNMYAFDPGAPFGGYKNSGIGRENGPEGIEQYTQAKSVLLPFGYKPE, encoded by the coding sequence CGCCTGCCACCGGTGAGCTCGTCGGCAAGGTTCCGCTGGCGAGCGCGGCCGATGTCGACGCCGCGTGCGCGGCCGCACGCAAGGCATTCGACGAAGGCCCGTGGCCGCAGATGTCGCCGGAGGAGCGCGGGGCGGTGCTCGCCGCGGCGGTCAAGATCATGGAAGAGCGCGCCGACGAGCTGAAGTTCCTGCTCGCCGCCGAGACGGGCCAGCCGCCGACGATCGTCGACATGATGCAGTACGGCGCGGCGATGTCGGCGTTCCAGTACTACGCTGCCGCGGCTGACAAGTTCACCTGGCGCGACTTCCGCCAGGGTGTCTACGGCGAGACGATGGTGCTGCGCGAGCCGATCGGCGTCGTCGCCGCCGTCACCGCGTGGAACGTGCCGTTCTTCCTGGCTGCCAACAAACTGGGCCCAGCGCTGATCGCGGGCTGCACGATCGTGGTCAAGCCGGCCGCCGAGACGCCGCTTTCGCTGTTCGCGATGGCCGAGATGTTCGCCGAGGCGGGCCTCCCCGAGGGCGTGCTGTCGGTGGTGCCAGGCGGTCCGGAGACCGGCCGCGCGCTGACCGCCAATCCCGAGATCGACAAGTTCACGTTCACCGGCAGCAGCGCGGTGGGCAAGGAGATCGGCAAGATCGCGGCCGAGAAGCTGAAGCCGTGTTCGCTCGAGCTGGGCGGCAAGTCAGCGGCGATCATCCTCGAGGACGCCGATCTCGACTCGACGCTGCCGATGCTGGTGTTCTCCGGGTTGATGAACTGCGGGCAGGCATGCGTGGGGCAGACCCGCATCCTCGCGCCGCGGTCGCGCTACGACGAGGTCGTCGAGAAGCTGTCGGGCGCCGTGGCGGCCATGCCGATCGGTCTGCCCGACGATGCCGGGGCGATGATCGGCCCGCTGATCTCCGAGAAGCAGCGCGAGCGTGTCGAGGGCTACATCAAGAAGGGTGTCGAAGAGGGTGCGCGGCTGGTCACCGGCGGCGGCCGGCCCGAGGGCCTCGACGACGGATGGTTCGTTCAGCCGACGGTTTTCGCCGATGTCGACAACTCGATGACCATCGCCCAGGAAGAGATCTTCGGCCCCGTGCTCGCGGTCATCCCCTATGACACCGAGGACGACGCGGTGCGCATCGCCAACGACTCGGTCTACGGCCTGGCCGGCAGCGTGTACACCACCGACAACGACAAGGCGATGAAGATCGCGTCGAAGATCCGCACCGGCACCTACGCGGTGAACATGTACGCGTTCGATCCGGGCGCGCCGTTCGGCGGCTACAAGAACTCGGGCATCGGCCGCGAGAACGGACCGGAGGGTATCGAGCAGTACACGCAGGCCAAGAGCGTGCTGCTGCCGTTTGGCTATAAGCCCGAGTAG
- a CDS encoding MaoC family dehydratase, producing the protein MKVITSIDDAVASVGQELGVGEWQEIDQDRINTFADATGDHQWIHIDAERAKTESPYGQTIAHGFLTLSMIPALTKDNYRVDNAKMAINYGSNKVRFIAAVPSGGRIRARSELIDAAKVDDNTVNLTVKNTIELDGSNKPAAVAETIVRVLF; encoded by the coding sequence ATGAAGGTGATCACGTCGATCGACGATGCCGTCGCTTCGGTGGGCCAGGAACTCGGCGTCGGCGAATGGCAGGAGATCGACCAGGACCGCATCAACACGTTCGCCGATGCGACAGGCGATCACCAGTGGATCCACATCGACGCCGAACGCGCCAAGACCGAAAGCCCCTACGGGCAGACGATTGCGCACGGCTTCCTGACGCTGTCGATGATCCCGGCGCTCACCAAGGACAACTACCGCGTCGACAACGCCAAGATGGCGATCAACTACGGGTCGAACAAGGTGCGGTTCATCGCCGCGGTGCCGTCGGGCGGGCGGATCCGGGCGCGCTCCGAGCTCATCGACGCCGCCAAGGTCGACGACAACACCGTCAACCTGACAGTGAAGAACACCATCGAACTCGACGGGTCCAACAAGCCGGCCGCGGTGGCCGAGACCATCGTGCGGGTGCTGTTCTAG